The Sporosarcina sp. Te-1 DNA window CCTTTCGTGCTGGAAGTGAATCAACACATGCCCCGCACATTTGGAAAAAACCAAATTCACATTAGCCAAGTGGAAGGCTATATGGAAAACGATCGGCCGTTAACGGAAGAGCGGATTCCCGTTGTTACCGATAAGGATGTGAAAATCGCTCAGTACATTACGGATGACATAGAGGACGGCGACACCTTGCAGATCGGCATTGGTGCCATCCCGAATGCTGTGATGAAGATGCTGAAAGATCGTCGCCACTTAGGGATCCATACCGAAATGCTGACGGATGGTATTGTGGATCTCGTCGAGGCGGGTGCGGTGGATGGCATGCGGAAATCAACCCATCAAGGTAAAATTGTTACGACTTTCGCATTCGGTTCGCAGCGTCTCTATGATTTCCTGCATGACAATCCATCCGTAGAGTTTTTGCCCGTCCGTATTGTGAATGATCCATATGAGATAGCAAAAGAACCTCATATCGTCTCCATTAATGCAACCACAGAAGTAGATGTATACGGACAGTGCGCTTCCGAAACGGTAGGGGGAAGCTATTTTTCTTCGACAGGCGGCCAAGCTGATTTTGCAAAAGGAGTTCGATTGGCGAAGTATGGAAAAGGATATGTCTGCATGCATTCTACGGCCAAAAACGATACAATTTCGTGGATTAAGCTTCATTTGACCCCGGGGTCTGTCGTGACAACCTCTAAAAATGATGTCGATAACATCGTGACGGAATACGGAATTGCACGCCTCCATGGCAAATCATTGTCCGAACGTGCAAAAGCGCTGATTGAAATCGCGCATCCGTCCTTCCGGGAAGAACTCACATATGAAGCAAAGCGATTTGGCATATTGCACTGAGAGAAGCAATGACGCTTCTCTTTTTTTGTTGTATTCAAATACCCTGCATGGTATATTAATACCTGTAGGGGTAATCAAATTGAAAACAAAGGGTGATATAGATGGGTTGGATCCTGTTAATCGTAGTTGTCGCCCTCCTCATATGGCGAATAATGCCTGCAAAAGGAGTGCGCACCATTTCGACAGAAGAGCTGAAGGGAATGCTGAAAGACAAGAGCAAGCAATTCGTAGATGTACGGACCCCGGGTGAATACAAGCGCCAACACATTAAGGAGTTCAAGAACATTCCTCTCCATGAGCTGAATGCCAAAATGATTCACTTGGATAAAACAAAGGAAACCATCGTCATTTGCCAAAGTGGCATGCGCAGTTCAAAAGCCGCAGCCTTGCTGAAGAAGGCCGGTTTTGCCGACGTATTGAACGTCAGAGGCGGGATGGGGGCTTGGCATGAATAAAAGAAGCATCGCGATAGTCGGGATCGGCTAAGGCGATGCTTTTTTATTTACTAATAACAACTAAACGAAGGACAGGGGACTTCCGCATAATTCCCGATAACTCGACGTATGCCTATGTCGAATGATAGGCATATACATATCATTTAGATGAAGAGGTGGTGAACATTGGATAGAAGAGGAACCATTGAAAAACATGATCCGTTTGAAATCGAGCAGCAGGAGTGGAAGCGGAGACAGTCGAAGGAACGGTATAAGCAACTGTTGACCATTGTATCGCCCATCTTCCTACTGTTGCTTTGGGAAGTGCTGTCAAGGGCCGGGATGATCGATACCCGTTTCTTTCCGCCGCCTTCCGCTATTATAGGAACGCTCTTTGAAATGGTGACAAATGGATCGCTCGTTAAGCACGTCGGCGTATCACTGTACCGGATCTTTGCAGGTTTCCTGGCAGGGGTCATACCTGGGA harbors:
- a CDS encoding acetyl-CoA hydrolase/transferase family protein; the protein is MTRMLHDEEFIELIGPHTDLILPLANGEPHQLLHLLEENYLSLRDVKVHQMLALQERAYLHGKMKGHLSHVSYFLSGATRKAFREGLVELIPNVFQEVSRLLAKTAKRPMVLATASPMDRHGYFSLGTQADYVADFIGKVPFVLEVNQHMPRTFGKNQIHISQVEGYMENDRPLTEERIPVVTDKDVKIAQYITDDIEDGDTLQIGIGAIPNAVMKMLKDRRHLGIHTEMLTDGIVDLVEAGAVDGMRKSTHQGKIVTTFAFGSQRLYDFLHDNPSVEFLPVRIVNDPYEIAKEPHIVSINATTEVDVYGQCASETVGGSYFSSTGGQADFAKGVRLAKYGKGYVCMHSTAKNDTISWIKLHLTPGSVVTTSKNDVDNIVTEYGIARLHGKSLSERAKALIEIAHPSFREELTYEAKRFGILH
- a CDS encoding rhodanese-like domain-containing protein, with amino-acid sequence MGWILLIVVVALLIWRIMPAKGVRTISTEELKGMLKDKSKQFVDVRTPGEYKRQHIKEFKNIPLHELNAKMIHLDKTKETIVICQSGMRSSKAAALLKKAGFADVLNVRGGMGAWHE